A single Marinobacter sp. es.042 DNA region contains:
- a CDS encoding PA0069 family radical SAM protein, translating to MKTRATALNPHNRFQPIVTDREADHDWYHDPEDDLNPDTLATEVVLETAKSIISRNSSPDVPFDQSINPYRGCEHACIYCFARPTHAYWDMSPGLDFETRLIAKPNAAARLREELDRPGYRVSPIALGVNTDAYQPLERTQRITRQVLEVLAEYRHPVSIITKGALILRDLDLLREMASDGLCSVRISLTSLNNDLKRRMEPRTAAPATRLKMIRQLSEAGIPTGIILGPVIPFINDHEIESILEAAAEAGATRASWIMLRLPHELDELFQDWLQRHFPQRAEHVMNRMRDLRGGKSYDATFGRRMTGTGPYSDLIRQRFTKKARRLGLKLHAEEPLRSDLFRRPGGEQMPLW from the coding sequence ATGAAAACTCGCGCCACGGCCCTGAATCCCCACAACCGGTTCCAGCCCATTGTCACTGACCGGGAGGCAGACCATGACTGGTATCACGACCCCGAAGACGACCTGAACCCCGATACGCTCGCTACGGAAGTCGTCCTTGAGACCGCAAAATCCATAATCAGTCGAAATTCGTCACCGGACGTACCGTTCGACCAGTCGATCAATCCATACCGTGGCTGCGAGCATGCCTGCATTTACTGTTTCGCCCGCCCTACCCACGCCTATTGGGACATGTCACCGGGGCTGGATTTCGAAACCCGGCTGATCGCCAAACCCAACGCCGCCGCCCGCCTGAGAGAGGAGCTCGACAGGCCCGGCTACCGGGTGTCGCCCATCGCCCTGGGCGTCAATACGGATGCCTACCAGCCACTGGAGCGGACCCAGAGGATTACCCGCCAGGTGCTGGAAGTTCTGGCCGAATATCGCCACCCGGTGTCGATCATTACCAAGGGCGCTCTCATCCTCAGAGACCTTGATCTGCTCCGCGAAATGGCTTCTGATGGGCTCTGCTCTGTGCGGATCAGCCTCACCAGCCTGAACAACGATCTGAAACGACGCATGGAGCCGAGGACAGCCGCACCAGCCACCCGCCTCAAGATGATCAGGCAGCTCTCGGAGGCCGGCATTCCCACCGGTATCATCCTCGGGCCGGTAATCCCCTTCATCAACGATCACGAAATCGAGTCGATTCTGGAAGCCGCTGCAGAGGCGGGCGCCACCCGTGCCAGCTGGATTATGCTGCGGTTACCCCATGAACTGGACGAGCTGTTCCAGGACTGGCTGCAGCGGCACTTCCCGCAAAGGGCCGAGCATGTGATGAACCGAATGCGCGACCTCAGGGGCGGCAAGAGTTATGACGCCACCTTCGGCCGCAGAATGACGGGCACGGGCCCTTACTCGGACCTGATTCGCCAGCGTTTCACCAAAAAAGCACGGCGTTTGGGGCTGAAGCTCCATGCAGAAGAA
- a CDS encoding methyl-accepting chemotaxis protein: MALSWKQKFLLLIVATLIGLAIATLASLSGLGKVSDAYEARSEARAYESASLTLLNDWLALERTSENLEPNQVENYQERLASLAAQSSALSESAGTLPGDAVKTTAQQIQEQVAEYTRLRTEWLALNQQLGLTPSSGLRATMSEAINDRLRQISISIFNDDINTIASTYRDYLSTFDATYAESTREALARMQTTVTEMDWQEIDIGQAVQAFANAFSDAESLIANLSAIENQLSATGTRIRDLIAEQNTLLRQDIIVATSQQAEEARAASTWLIIATAAAVVIILTLTLTTASRTLVKRLNETVNLLTRVAGGDLSQRLEPGKNPNDEFNRLGEAANKMLDDVSDVIGQVVEGNRTLSSLQVELDALVEQMGRNGEQVEDETEQTATAVQEISHTAVDIAQYTQSVNDAVQSANGAAHSGAEVVRRSAKTMTELAERIQKTHDQVSQLSKTGEKVNSIVGVINGLAEQTNLLALNAAIEAARAGDAGRGFSVVADEVRSLAEKTVSATNGIAEIVESLNHETQAISRLMKEGLTSAGEGEESSREAAHSIEQITGSIQQLAGDMNQVVSSVEGISTTTEEIAQKVEQIHGHTRETSDIRQKLNAHIGRLSSQVTTLTQASQGFRL, translated from the coding sequence ATGGCCCTGTCATGGAAACAGAAGTTCCTGCTGTTGATTGTTGCAACGCTGATTGGTCTGGCGATTGCCACTCTGGCCTCCCTGAGCGGGCTCGGCAAGGTATCTGACGCTTATGAGGCCCGAAGCGAAGCAAGAGCCTATGAATCCGCGTCCCTGACTCTGCTGAACGACTGGCTGGCACTCGAGAGAACGAGTGAAAATCTGGAACCTAACCAGGTTGAGAACTATCAGGAGAGACTGGCGTCGCTCGCGGCCCAGTCGTCGGCGCTCAGTGAATCCGCCGGAACCCTGCCGGGTGACGCGGTAAAGACCACTGCACAACAAATCCAGGAGCAGGTTGCGGAGTATACCCGACTTCGCACCGAATGGCTGGCCCTGAATCAACAGCTGGGCCTCACTCCGTCCAGCGGTTTGAGAGCAACAATGTCCGAAGCCATAAACGACAGGCTTCGGCAAATCAGCATTTCCATCTTTAACGACGACATCAACACCATCGCTTCCACCTACCGCGACTACCTGTCTACCTTCGATGCGACCTACGCCGAGTCAACCCGTGAGGCCCTGGCGCGGATGCAGACCACCGTCACGGAGATGGACTGGCAGGAAATTGACATCGGCCAGGCTGTCCAGGCGTTCGCCAATGCCTTTTCCGATGCCGAATCGCTCATCGCCAACCTGTCTGCCATTGAGAACCAACTGTCAGCCACCGGCACCCGTATTCGCGATCTGATTGCCGAGCAGAACACCCTGCTCCGCCAGGACATTATTGTGGCAACCAGCCAGCAGGCCGAAGAGGCCCGCGCCGCCTCAACCTGGCTGATCATTGCAACCGCTGCTGCGGTGGTCATTATCCTTACACTGACCCTGACGACCGCCTCAAGAACCCTGGTGAAACGACTCAATGAGACCGTAAACCTGCTCACCCGGGTCGCCGGCGGTGACCTCAGTCAGCGCCTTGAGCCAGGCAAGAATCCGAACGATGAATTCAATCGCCTGGGCGAAGCGGCCAACAAGATGCTGGACGATGTCTCGGACGTTATCGGGCAAGTCGTCGAGGGTAACCGCACGCTGTCATCGCTTCAGGTTGAACTGGATGCTCTGGTAGAACAAATGGGCAGAAACGGCGAGCAGGTTGAAGATGAGACCGAGCAGACCGCCACTGCGGTTCAGGAAATCTCCCACACGGCGGTCGATATTGCCCAGTACACCCAGTCAGTCAATGACGCTGTTCAGAGCGCCAACGGTGCCGCCCATTCCGGTGCCGAGGTGGTCAGGCGAAGCGCAAAAACCATGACCGAACTGGCCGAAAGAATCCAGAAAACCCACGATCAGGTCAGCCAGCTGAGCAAAACCGGCGAGAAGGTCAACTCCATCGTTGGCGTAATCAACGGCCTGGCTGAACAGACCAACCTGCTGGCATTGAATGCTGCGATTGAGGCGGCAAGAGCCGGTGATGCAGGACGCGGTTTCTCGGTTGTTGCCGACGAAGTTCGGTCCCTCGCAGAGAAAACCGTATCGGCAACCAACGGGATTGCCGAGATCGTGGAATCGCTTAACCATGAAACCCAGGCCATTTCCAGACTGATGAAAGAAGGCCTGACTTCCGCAGGTGAAGGAGAGGAAAGCTCGAGAGAGGCGGCGCACTCGATCGAACAGATCACCGGCTCGATACAACAACTGGCTGGCGACATGAATCAGGTGGTGTCCTCTGTTGAGGGGATATCAACGACCACCGAGGAGATCGCCCAGAAGGTGGAACAGATCCACGGGCACACCCGGGAAACCTCGGATATCCGCCAGAAGCTCAACGCCCATATCGGACGACTGTCATCCCAGGTAACCACCCTGACCCAGGCCTCACAGGGCTTCCGTCTGTAA
- a CDS encoding TSUP family transporter: MSDLAIYQYLLIALIFVWSGFVRSGLGFGGAVLSLPFLLLVLDQPLVFLPIIAVHLLVFSSLTIWMNNRTGAGKRREAGSGTVDWQYLWRILAIMIVPKLIGVFGLITMPSDILSAIIFVIVALYSVSYIINRPFRSGSKTVDAIFLMVGGYISGTSLIGAPLIIAVAAQHLPKEKLRDTLFALWFILVLIKMAAFVWAGIDLQLIHHLWLLPCAAVGHVIGLYAHDRILQAETPVFFRLLGTVLLLVSSVGIVSVLW; this comes from the coding sequence ATGTCTGATCTCGCGATTTACCAATATCTGCTGATTGCCCTGATTTTCGTCTGGAGTGGTTTTGTCCGCTCCGGGCTGGGATTCGGTGGCGCCGTTCTGTCCCTGCCATTTCTGTTGCTGGTTCTTGATCAACCGCTCGTCTTTCTGCCGATCATTGCGGTCCACCTTCTGGTGTTTTCATCCCTGACAATCTGGATGAACAATCGCACCGGGGCAGGGAAGCGACGTGAGGCGGGCTCGGGCACTGTCGACTGGCAATACCTGTGGCGGATCCTCGCCATCATGATTGTGCCCAAGCTGATTGGTGTATTCGGGTTGATTACCATGCCCAGTGACATCCTGAGTGCCATCATTTTCGTTATCGTGGCGCTGTATTCTGTTTCCTACATCATCAACCGACCGTTTCGCAGTGGCAGCAAAACGGTCGACGCGATATTCCTCATGGTGGGCGGGTACATCAGTGGCACTTCCCTGATCGGTGCGCCCCTGATCATTGCCGTGGCAGCCCAGCACCTGCCCAAAGAAAAACTGCGGGATACCTTGTTCGCGCTCTGGTTCATTCTGGTGCTGATCAAGATGGCCGCTTTTGTCTGGGCCGGCATCGATCTGCAACTTATCCATCACCTCTGGCTGCTGCCATGCGCAGCCGTCGGTCACGTCATCGGGCTCTACGCCCATGACCGCATTCTCCAGGCTGAGACTCCGGTGTTCTTCCGTCTGCTGGGAACCGTGCTGCTGCTTGTGAGCAGCGTCGGTATTGTCAGCGTGCTCTGGTAG